From the Anolis sagrei isolate rAnoSag1 chromosome 12, rAnoSag1.mat, whole genome shotgun sequence genome, one window contains:
- the LOC132764064 gene encoding inositol-trisphosphate 3-kinase B-like, whose product MEGCGQVKWALPSSTPLVQPSEPDPWETSDPEVPREADLGEPPHFGIPPRNGLQAPQALETISDDAYPDSPHPMVPTKSGQAHTCPPDRSVSGSSACSSLAGSSQESDEVFSDAEKNPAEKRRLLRKTKSWKTFFTMVHWSVRRRSSWVQLAGHEGNFKPSERGQILKKFSPVEDACLAALMTDVLHPFVPAYHGVVEVAGERYIQMDDLLSGLDMPSIMDCKMGTRTYLEEELGKGQQRPRRDLYQKMVKVDPFAPSPEERSQGAVTKSRYMQWREGISSSATLGFRIEGVTIEGGAVQRDFKQTRTEDEIVEVFLTFTKSRLDVLSIYLSRLEDMRKTLEESIFFKTHEVIGSSLLFLHDRKGHASVWMIDFGKTLPAAEGRLRHDVAWTHGSHEDGYLIGLRNLTGTVRSARQKVADGQRSPSEQP is encoded by the exons ATGGAAGGTTGCGGCCAGGTAAAGTGGGCACTGCCATCTTCCACTCCTTTGGTACAACCTTCGGAACCAGATCCGTGGGAGACTTCAGATCCTGAAGTGCCCAGAGAAGCGGATTTGGGAGAGCCGCCCCATTTTGGGATCCCTCCAAGAAATGGCCTTCAAGCACCACAGGCTTTGGAGACCATCAGCGATGATGCCTACCCGGATTCTCCGCATCCGATGGTGCCTACCAAGAGTGGCCAAGCGCACACCTGCCCTCCGGACCGGTCGGTCTCCGGTTCCTCCGCTTGCTCCTCTCTCGCCGGGTCGTCACAGGAGTCGGACGAGGTGTTCAGCGACGCGGAGAAGAACCCGGCGGAGAAGAGGCGGCTGCTGCGGAAG ACCAAATCCTGGAAGACCTTCTTCACCATGGTGCACTGGTCCGTGCGGCGGCGCAGTTCCTGGGTCCAGCTGGCTGGGCATGAAG GGAATTTCAAGCCCAGCGAAAGAGGGCAGATCCTGAAGAAGTTCAGCCCGGTGGAGGACGCCTGCCTGGCCGCACTGATGACCGACGTCCTGCACCCCTTTGTGCCGGCCTACCACGGGGTGGTGGAGGTGGCCGGAGAGCGCTACATCCAGATGGACGACCTGCTGAGCGGCCTCGACATGCCCAGCATCATGGACTGCAAAATGGGCACAAG GACGTACCTGGAGGAGGAGCTCGGCAAAGGGCAGCAGCGTCCGCGCCGGGACTTGTACCAGAAGATGGTGAAGGTCGACCCCTTTGCGCCGTCGCCTGAAGAACGCAGCCAAGGAGCTGTCACCAAATCCCGGTACATGCAATGGCGAGAAGGGATCAGCTCCAGCGCCACCCTCGGCTTCCGCATCGAGGGCGTCACG ATTGAGGGGGGAGCAGTACAAAGAGATTTTAAGCAGACCCGGACCGAGGACGAAATTGTGGAGGTCTTCTTGACGTTCACCAAGAGCCGCCTGGACGTTCTG AGCATTTACTTGTCCCGCCTGGAAGACATGCGCAAAACCCTGGAGGAGTCCATCTTCTTCAAGACCCATGAG GTGATCGGCAGCTCCTTGCTGTTCCTCCACGACCGGAAGGGCCACGCCAGCGTCTGGATGATCGATTTCGGGAAGACACTGCCCGCCGCCGAGGGCCGCCTCCGCCATGACGTGGCCTGGACCCACGGCAGCCACGAGGACGGCTACCTCATTGGCCTGCGGAACCTCACCGGCACCGTGCGGAGCGCCCGGCAAAAGGTTGCCGACGGGCAAAGGTCACCATCCGAGCAGCCCTGA